In Gymnogyps californianus isolate 813 chromosome 20, ASM1813914v2, whole genome shotgun sequence, a single window of DNA contains:
- the TLCD1 gene encoding LOW QUALITY PROTEIN: TLC domain-containing protein 1 (The sequence of the model RefSeq protein was modified relative to this genomic sequence to represent the inferred CDS: deleted 1 base in 1 codon), whose protein sequence is MGPGWRAPSAALVGGSVAVFGALRRAALALPRPAAVRSRPGRAWRWRNLLVSFAHSVLAGLWALFSLWHSPELLSDIQDGYSVSGHLLVCFSSGYFIHDSLDIIFNHQSRSSWEYLVHHAMAISAFVSLIITGRFLVAAMLLLLVEVSNIFLTVRMLLKMSNVPSPALYEANKYINLVMYFAFRLAPQAYLTWYFLRYVEVQGQGAFLTANLLLLDAMILMYFSRLLRSDFFPSLRKGSAGRDVDGEKFLID, encoded by the exons ATGGGCCCGGGCTGGCGGGCGCCCTCGGCGGCGCTGGTGGGCGGCAGCGTGGCGGTGTTCGGGGCGCTGCGGcgggcagccctggccctgccccggcccgccgccgtGCGGAGCCGCCCCGGCCGCGCCTGGCGCTGGCGGAACCTCCTCGTCTCTTTCGCACACTCCGTGCTGGCCGGGTTGTGGGCCCTCTTCAG CCTCTGGCACTCCCCGGAGCTGCTCTCCGACATCCAGGACGGCTACAGCGTCTCAGGGCACCTGCTGGTCTGCTTCTCCTCGG GCTACTTCATCCACGACAGCCTTGACATCATCTTCAACCATCAGTCCCGCTCGTCTTGGGAGTACCTGGTGCACCATGCCATG GCCATCTCTGCCTTCGTCTCGCTCATCATCACGGGCCGTTTCCTGGTGGCGgcgatgctgctgctgctggtggaggtGAGCAACATCTTCCTCACCGTCCGCATGCTGCTGAAGATGAGCAACGTGCCTTCCCCAGCGCTCTACGAGGCCAACAAGTACATCAACCTGGTGATGTACTTCGCCTTCCGCCTGGCACCCCAGGCTTACCTCACCTGGTACTTCCTCCGCTACGTGGAGGTGCAGGGCCAGGGTGCCTTCCTCACCGCCAACCTCCTGCTGCTCGAT GCCATGATCCTCATGTACTTCTCCCGCCTCCTCCGCTCcgattttttcccctccctgcgcAAGGGCTCTGCGGGGAGAGACGTGGATGGCGAGAAGTTTCTGATAGACTGA
- the NEK8 gene encoding serine/threonine-protein kinase Nek8 codes for MEKYERIRVVGRGAFGIVHLCLRKADQKLVILKQIPVEQMSKDERLAAQNECQVLKLLSHPNVIEYYENFLEDKALMIAMEYAPGGTLAEFIHKRCNSLLDEDTILHFFVQILLALHHVHTKQILHRDLKTQNILLDKHRMIVKIGDFGISKILSSKSKAYTVVGTPCYISPELCEGKPYNQKSDIWALGCVLYELASLKRAFEAANLPALVLKIMSGTFAPISDRYSPDLRQLILSMLNLDPSKRPQLNEIMAQAICIRPLLNLYTDVGSVKMRRPEKPLAPVPTVTHSRTGGRVSSARPRGVRGGSARTGIPPLLSSIYTWGSGITTPLRLPMLNTEVVQVSAGRTQKAGVTKSGRLILWEAPPMGAAGGPSLPGATEQLQPQFVSRFLEGQSGVTIKHVSCGDLFTACLTDRGIIMTFGSGSNGCLGHGNFTDVSQPKIVEALLGYEMVQVACGASHVLAVSNEREVFAWGRGDNGRLGLGTLECHNSPQQVTVPPEHEAQRVICGIDSSMVLTVKNQILACGSNRCNKLGLDRISSAEEPSPEYQVEEATVFMCAQSAPLNREPIVCADIGTAHSAAVTASGQCYAFGSNQHGQLGTNSCRNSRVPHLVVGLQAMKVTVVACGDAFTVAIGADGEVCTWGKGARGRLGRKDEETGAPRPVQLEETHPYLVTSVACCHGNTLLAVKPAVEESPSQ; via the exons ATGGAGAAATACGAGCGGATCCgggtggtggggagaggggccTTCGG CATCGTGCACCTGTGCCTGCGCAAGGCCGACCAGAAGCTGGTGATCCTGAAGCAGATCCCGGTGGAGCAGATGAGCAAGGACGAGCGGCTGGCGGCGCAGAACGAGTGCCAGGTCCTCAAGCTGCTCAGCCACCCCAACGTCATCGAGTACTACGAGAACTTCCTGGAGGACAAGGCGCTCATGATCGCCATGGAGTACGCCCCAG GGGGCACGCTAGCAGAGTTTATTCATAAGCGCTGTAACTCCTTGCTGGATGAGGATACCATCCTGCACTTCTTCGTGCAGATCCTCCTGGCTCTCCACCACGTTCACACCAAGCAGATCCTGCACCGCGACCTGAAGACTCAGAACATCCTCTTGGACAAACATCGCATGATTGTCAAGATCGGAGACTTTGGCATCTCCAAAATCTTGAGCAGCAAGAGTAAAGCCTACACG GTTGTGGGAACTCCGTGCTACATCTCCCCAGAGCTCTGTGAAGGGAAGCCTTACAACCAGAAGAGTGATATCTGGGCTTTGGGCTGTGTGCTGTATGAACTCGCCAGCCTCAAGAGGGCTTTTGAAGCTGCG AATCTTCCTGCCTTAGTATTGAAGATCATGAGCGGGACGTTTGCCCCAATATCGGATAGATACAGCCCCGACCTGCGCCAGCTTATCCTCAGCATGCTGAACCTGGATCCTTCCAAGCGGCCCCAGCTGAATGAGATCATGGCCCAGGCCATCTGCATTCGGCCCCTTCTGAACCTCTACACTGATGTGGGCAGTGTCAAAATGAGAAG GCCTGAAAAACCCTTGGCTCCGGTGCCGACAGTGACCCACAGCCGGACGGGGGGACGAGTGAGCAGTGCCAGGCCGAGGG GTGTTCGAGGCGGTTCAGCCAGGACAGGAATCCCTCCTCTGCTGTCGTCCATCTATACCTGGGGGAGCGGGATCACCACCCCCCTCCGCCTGCCCATGCTTAACACCGAAGTGGTGCAGGTGTCTGCCGGCAGGACGCAGAAGGCCGGGGTCACCAAATCGGGGCGGCTCATCCTGTGGGAG GCTCCCCCGATGGGTGCTGCGGGAGGCCCTTCTCTCCCAGGAGCCActgagcagctccagcctcAATTTGTGTCCCGCTTTCTGGAGGGCCAGTCTGGCGTGACCATCAAACACGTGTCCTGCGGTGATCTCTTCACAGCCTGCCTCACAG acaGGGGGATAATCATGACTTTCGGCAGCGGCAGCAATGGCTGTTTGGGGCACGGAAACTTCACGGACGTAAGCCAG CCCAAGATCGTGGAGGCCCTGCTGGGCTACGAGATGGTGCAGGTGGCCTGTGGCGCGTCTCACGTCCTGGCGGTTTCCAACGAACGGGAAGTGtttgcctggggcaggggggataATG GTCGGCTTGGGCTGGGTACCCTGGAGTGCCACAACTCCCCTCAGCAGGTCACGGTCCCACCAGAGCACGAGGCTCAGAGGGTCATCTGCGGCATCGATTCCTCCATGgtcctcacagtgaagaaccaGATTCTTGCTTGTGGGAGCAACAG GTGTAACAAGCTGGGCTTAGATCGGATCAGCTCAGCAGAGGAGCCTTCCCCAGAGTACCAGGTGGAAGAGGCCACCGTGTTCATGTGTGCCCAGTCGGCCCCCTTGAACCGAGAGCCGATTGTGTGTGCTGACATCGGTACAGCGCACTCGGCTGCAGTCACAG CTTCCGGCCAGTGTTACGCCTTTGGGAGCAACCAGCACGGGCAACTGGGCACCAACTCCTGTCGTAACAGCCGCGTACCCCACCTGGTTGTGGGGCTCCAGGCAATGAAGGTCACCGTGGTGGCTTGTGGGGATGCCTTCACTGTGGCCATTGGAGCAG ACGGCGAGGTGTGCACGTGGGGGAAAGGAGCCAGGGGACGCCTGGGCAGGAAGGACGAGGAAACGGGAGCGCCGAGGCcagtgcagctggaggagaCGCATCCATACCTGGTGACCTCCGTAGCCTGCTGCCACGGGAACACGCTGCTGGCAGTAAAGC